From the Bacteroidia bacterium genome, one window contains:
- a CDS encoding RNA methyltransferase: MRKHTLETITDRRRQRLETVLRRRQNTLSIVLENVWDPHNVSAILRSADATGIHTVHLLYTVEEPPNLLRHGKQSSASAKKWLETVLHTDVDSCFAALRSQGFRVYASHLTREAVGLHSIDFTQPTAIILGNENRGVSDEACERADGVYFIPMMGMVESLNVSVAAAVSLYEALRQRNAAGMYDTPQLGETVLQETLRSWAQL; this comes from the coding sequence ATGAGAAAACACACGCTCGAAACCATCACCGACCGCAGGCGACAGCGTCTGGAAACAGTGCTCCGCCGCAGGCAGAACACGCTCAGTATCGTGCTGGAAAACGTCTGGGATCCGCACAATGTCAGCGCCATTCTCCGCAGCGCCGACGCGACGGGCATCCACACCGTGCATCTGCTCTACACGGTGGAAGAGCCGCCCAATCTGCTGCGTCACGGCAAACAGAGCTCCGCCAGCGCGAAAAAGTGGCTGGAAACCGTGTTGCATACGGATGTGGATTCCTGTTTCGCCGCGCTGCGCTCTCAGGGGTTTCGCGTGTACGCCTCGCATCTCACGCGCGAAGCGGTGGGTCTGCACAGCATTGATTTCACGCAGCCCACGGCCATTATCCTGGGCAACGAGAATCGCGGTGTGTCCGATGAAGCTTGTGAACGCGCGGACGGGGTGTACTTCATTCCCATGATGGGCATGGTGGAAAGTCTGAACGTTTCCGTAGCCGCCGCCGTGTCGCTGTACGAAGCCCTGCGGCAGCGCAATGCCGCGGGTATGTACGACACCCCGCAGCTCGGGGAAACCGTGCTGCAGGAGACGTTACGAAGCTGGGCGCAACTGTAG